In Mycolicibacterium alvei, a single window of DNA contains:
- a CDS encoding TIGR03085 family metal-binding protein — MTVARRERAALVESMRAAGPDAPTLCEGWTARDLAAHLVVRERRLDAAPGILVPALAGYTERVQKQVTESTEWGDLVDQIAAGPPLYSPFKLLDPLVNVAEMFIHNEDVRRAQPDWEPRDLDDATVSALSRGIGAMARMTMGKSPARVALTTPAGKALATVGSGPEVTVTGEPGELLLFAAGRGPARVEFSGDNGAVAALRAARRGL, encoded by the coding sequence ATGACTGTTGCTCGGCGCGAACGTGCCGCCCTGGTCGAGTCCATGCGTGCCGCGGGCCCCGATGCACCCACCCTGTGTGAGGGCTGGACCGCCCGCGACCTGGCCGCACATCTGGTGGTGCGCGAGCGTCGCCTCGATGCCGCCCCCGGCATCCTGGTGCCTGCGCTCGCCGGTTATACCGAGCGTGTACAGAAGCAGGTCACCGAAAGCACCGAATGGGGCGACCTCGTCGATCAGATCGCCGCGGGGCCTCCCCTGTACTCCCCGTTCAAGCTGCTGGATCCGCTGGTCAACGTGGCCGAGATGTTCATTCACAACGAGGATGTACGCCGGGCCCAACCCGATTGGGAACCAAGGGATCTCGACGATGCGACGGTATCGGCACTGTCCCGTGGAATCGGCGCGATGGCCCGGATGACGATGGGTAAATCGCCGGCCCGGGTGGCGCTGACCACCCCGGCGGGCAAGGCGCTGGCCACCGTCGGCTCCGGTCCGGAGGTGACGGTGACCGGCGAGCCGGGCGAATTGCTGTTGTTCGCCGCCGGCCGCGGGCCGGCCCGGGTGGAGTTCTCCGGTGACAACGGCGCGGTCGCCGCGCTGCGCGCCGCCCGTCGCGGGCTGTAA
- a CDS encoding DUF445 domain-containing protein, which yields MSTSETILAVQTWQEIKADFGVNWLIYLSMPFVAAFVGWSTKIVALEMLYRPMEFKGIGPFGWQGIVPRRAGKVGSKTIELLTQNLLKPEELLEKVDAREAVDALREPLTQAVDEISRDIAEQIRPGLWDSLPDAARNAIMSRVHDQTPKIVEKMLNEMRSDLNRFVDIQYLAVTTLVRNKDKLNKLMRGLGDNAMAFVRRSGIYFGLVIGLVQVVAWALFQNPWIMPAFGFGVGLISDYIALNMLFRPVQPTKYLGFIPFQGLLHAQRDTITKDYARILSEDLFSPAILFDGVLRGPGADKLFSLIGKEVEGAIDAQTGIATPLVKFAVGTQRYNAFKDNLVQMVLERLPTTLVDAQDYAMGALDLEQTIIDKMGQLTNEEYESILRPVFKDDEPTMIAVGAVLGGLVGEIQVQVIEHFGNDPAASSALPELMRTVLHH from the coding sequence ATGAGCACCAGCGAGACGATTCTCGCGGTCCAGACGTGGCAGGAGATCAAGGCCGATTTCGGCGTCAACTGGCTGATCTACCTGTCCATGCCGTTCGTTGCGGCTTTCGTGGGCTGGAGCACCAAGATCGTGGCGCTCGAAATGCTGTACCGGCCGATGGAGTTCAAGGGCATCGGCCCGTTCGGTTGGCAGGGCATCGTGCCCCGCCGCGCGGGCAAGGTGGGGTCCAAGACCATCGAGCTTCTCACCCAGAACCTGCTGAAACCCGAAGAGCTGCTGGAGAAGGTCGACGCCAGAGAAGCCGTCGACGCGCTGCGGGAGCCACTCACCCAGGCCGTCGACGAGATCTCCCGCGACATCGCCGAGCAGATCCGACCCGGACTGTGGGATTCGCTGCCCGATGCCGCCCGTAACGCGATCATGTCGCGCGTCCACGACCAGACGCCCAAGATCGTCGAGAAGATGCTCAACGAGATGCGGTCGGACCTCAACCGGTTCGTCGATATCCAGTATCTGGCGGTCACCACGCTGGTCCGCAACAAGGACAAGCTCAACAAGCTGATGCGCGGGCTCGGCGACAACGCGATGGCCTTCGTCCGTCGCAGCGGCATCTACTTCGGCCTCGTCATCGGCCTGGTCCAGGTGGTCGCATGGGCGTTGTTCCAGAATCCGTGGATCATGCCGGCCTTCGGCTTCGGCGTCGGCCTCATCAGCGACTACATCGCGCTCAACATGTTGTTCCGGCCCGTGCAGCCGACCAAGTACCTCGGTTTCATCCCGTTCCAGGGGTTGCTGCACGCGCAGCGCGACACCATCACCAAGGACTACGCGCGGATCCTGTCCGAGGACCTGTTTTCCCCCGCGATCCTGTTCGACGGTGTGCTACGCGGACCGGGTGCCGACAAATTGTTCTCGCTCATCGGCAAGGAGGTCGAAGGGGCCATCGACGCCCAGACCGGCATCGCGACCCCCCTGGTCAAGTTCGCCGTCGGCACCCAGCGCTACAACGCATTCAAGGACAACCTGGTGCAGATGGTGCTCGAACGGCTCCCCACCACCTTGGTCGACGCACAGGACTACGCCATGGGCGCCCTCGACCTGGAGCAGACCATCATCGACAAGATGGGTCAGCTCACCAACGAGGAATACGAGTCGATCCTGCGCCCGGTGTTCAAGGACGACGAGCCGACCATGATCGCGGTCGGTGCCGTTCTCGGCGGCCTCGTCGGCGAGATTCAGGTGCAGGTCATCGAGCACTTCGGCAACGACCCCGCTGCGTCCTCGGCACTGCCGGAGCTCATGCGGACGGTGCTGCACCACTAG